One Herbaspirillum rubrisubalbicans genomic window carries:
- a CDS encoding YgfZ/GcvT domain-containing protein — protein sequence MTDMTPSPSAWRDFLTQQGAQFDAESNDVLGFGPDAPAPQSLESFMAPLTGLGLIAATGEEAASFLHGQLTNDVQHLDSNAARLAGYCSPKGRLLATLLIWRDAQTIYLQLPRSLQPAIQKRLQMFIMRAKAKLADAGTEYAVLGLVGPAAANTLAEWFPVTPAAPYDKLDNSHGSLIRMADAAGSARYQWIAPVDTLTAAWPKLAQHLKPTASLAWRLSDIRAGVPGIVAATQEQFVPQMINFELIGGVNFKKGCYPGQEIVARSQYLGKLKRRTMLATIDSAAAQAGQEVFAAADPGQPCGMVVNAEALDDCHALALVEMKLAAADDTVHLGAADGPALHFHALPYELADPQ from the coding sequence ATGACCGACATGACCCCATCGCCCTCTGCCTGGCGCGACTTCCTCACGCAACAAGGCGCACAGTTCGATGCCGAGAGCAACGATGTACTGGGCTTCGGCCCCGACGCGCCGGCCCCGCAAAGCCTGGAAAGCTTCATGGCCCCGCTGACCGGCCTGGGCCTGATCGCCGCCACTGGCGAAGAGGCGGCCTCCTTCCTGCATGGCCAGCTCACCAATGATGTGCAGCACCTCGACAGCAACGCCGCCCGCCTGGCCGGCTATTGCTCGCCCAAGGGGCGTCTGCTGGCCACGCTGCTGATCTGGCGCGATGCGCAGACGATCTACCTGCAACTGCCGCGCAGCCTGCAGCCGGCCATCCAGAAACGCTTGCAGATGTTCATCATGCGCGCCAAGGCCAAACTGGCCGATGCCGGTACCGAGTATGCCGTCCTGGGCCTGGTCGGCCCGGCCGCCGCCAATACCCTGGCCGAATGGTTCCCGGTAACGCCCGCCGCTCCCTACGACAAGCTCGACAACAGCCACGGCAGCCTGATCCGCATGGCCGACGCCGCCGGCAGCGCGCGCTACCAGTGGATCGCCCCGGTCGACACGCTCACGGCAGCCTGGCCCAAGCTGGCCCAACACCTGAAGCCGACCGCCAGCCTGGCCTGGCGCCTGTCGGATATCCGTGCCGGCGTGCCCGGCATCGTGGCTGCGACCCAGGAGCAGTTCGTGCCGCAGATGATCAATTTCGAACTGATCGGCGGCGTCAACTTCAAGAAAGGCTGCTACCCCGGCCAGGAAATCGTGGCGCGCAGCCAGTACCTGGGCAAGCTCAAGCGGCGCACCATGCTGGCCACCATCGATAGCGCGGCAGCACAAGCCGGCCAGGAAGTGTTTGCTGCGGCCGACCCCGGCCAGCCCTGCGGCATGGTGGTCAATGCCGAAGCCCTGGACGACTGCCATGCGCTGGCCCTGGTGGAAATGAAACTGGCCGCGGCCGACGACACCGTCCACCTGGGTGCGGCCGATGGCCCGGCACTGCATTTCCACGCCCTGCCCTATGAGCTGGCCGATCCGCAATAA
- a CDS encoding glycerophosphodiester phosphodiesterase family protein: MNHLGRLLATCTLCLLMDQAHAFPAWRQSALTTPTGVVLVSSHRSCWTETSENSLDGIRRCIAEGIDIGEIDVRTTRDGALVLMHDETVDRTTDGQGAVADLSLAQIRSLRLRAHGGGHKAALTARRIPTLQEALAAARGRILLNLDVKAADIGPMVAAIMETDTAHDVLLNINEGVDPQQVAWVRSLGIAVQTLYFDEKTGASRRQAQLQAMARQEPTVLQPIFHDPAVVDAARQAVQGRPVRLLVNTMALDIDSGRPMNLAGPYLDTVALQHPEQVWGKLIENGVSIIQTDEPQRLLAWLKRKKLR, translated from the coding sequence ATGAATCACCTTGGTCGTCTCCTTGCCACCTGTACCCTTTGCCTGCTCATGGATCAAGCGCACGCCTTTCCCGCATGGCGCCAATCGGCGCTGACCACCCCCACTGGCGTCGTGCTGGTGTCTTCGCACCGTAGTTGCTGGACCGAGACCTCGGAGAATTCCCTGGACGGTATCCGGCGCTGCATCGCCGAGGGCATCGACATCGGCGAGATCGATGTACGTACCACACGCGACGGCGCTCTGGTGCTGATGCATGACGAGACGGTGGACCGTACCACCGACGGCCAGGGTGCGGTGGCCGACCTGAGCCTGGCGCAGATCCGCAGCCTGCGACTGCGCGCCCATGGCGGCGGGCATAAAGCGGCTTTGACCGCGCGCCGGATACCCACGCTGCAGGAAGCGCTGGCCGCAGCCCGCGGCAGGATCCTGCTGAACCTGGACGTGAAGGCCGCCGACATCGGCCCGATGGTGGCCGCCATCATGGAGACCGACACGGCCCATGACGTGCTGCTCAACATCAATGAAGGCGTCGATCCGCAGCAGGTGGCTTGGGTGCGTTCGCTGGGCATTGCCGTGCAGACCCTGTATTTCGATGAAAAGACCGGCGCTTCCAGACGCCAAGCGCAATTGCAGGCGATGGCCCGGCAGGAGCCGACGGTGTTGCAGCCTATCTTCCACGATCCGGCGGTAGTCGACGCCGCGCGCCAGGCAGTGCAGGGACGTCCGGTACGGCTCTTGGTCAACACCATGGCGTTGGACATCGACAGCGGGCGTCCGATGAACCTGGCCGGCCCTTACCTGGACACGGTGGCGCTCCAGCATCCTGAACAGGTATGGGGCAAGCTCATCGAGAACGGGGTGAGCATCATCCAGACCGATGAGCCGCAGCGTTTGTTGGCCTGGTTGAAGCGCAAGAAGTTGCGGTGA
- a CDS encoding DUF4936 family protein, protein MDLYIYYRVASTDTAPLLGKIKGVQATLQARLGIAGALKRRPGEEDGLQTWMEVYEAILPAGVDAFTQTLQRALDDAGASALIQGARHVEQFEDVAPCA, encoded by the coding sequence ATGGATCTCTACATCTATTACCGGGTCGCCAGCACCGATACCGCCCCGCTGCTGGGCAAGATCAAGGGCGTGCAAGCCACACTGCAGGCGCGCCTGGGCATTGCCGGCGCCCTCAAGCGCCGCCCCGGTGAAGAGGACGGCTTGCAGACCTGGATGGAAGTCTATGAAGCCATCCTGCCGGCCGGGGTCGATGCGTTCACGCAGACCCTGCAGCGAGCCCTGGACGATGCCGGCGCCAGCGCACTCATCCAGGGAGCGCGCCATGTGGAACAGTTCGAGGACGTCGCCCCATGTGCCTGA
- a CDS encoding DNA polymerase III subunit delta' has protein sequence MSVTSSEVLLPWQGESWRQLQQLRERLPHALLFYGAAGTGKTQFVEAFAKSLLCESPTPQAHACGVCASCNWFSQSNHPDYRRVRPEMLEEEMAEDEAGEEKKSTKASKAPSKDIKIDQIRALADFMNVSTHRSGLRVVMLYPAEALNTAAANALLKTLEEPPPGTMFLLLSNRLDRLLPTILSRCRKFALTAPGHDEALAWLKQQGVKDADAWLAEQGGAPLAALQAAQGEGREALDELLRHLAQPGVDGALRAADKLQKTPAAELVGWVQRWLYDLLSLKSAGVVRYYPRYGKELGRLAGRVEALALTRALRGMGERRAIADHPLSAKLFIEEMLIDYARLFD, from the coding sequence ATGTCCGTGACTTCATCCGAGGTGTTGCTGCCCTGGCAGGGCGAGAGCTGGCGCCAGTTGCAGCAATTGCGCGAGCGCCTGCCGCACGCGCTGCTGTTCTATGGCGCCGCCGGCACCGGCAAGACGCAGTTCGTGGAAGCCTTCGCCAAGTCCCTGCTGTGCGAATCGCCCACGCCCCAGGCCCATGCCTGTGGCGTGTGCGCCTCCTGCAACTGGTTCTCGCAATCGAATCACCCGGACTACCGGCGCGTGCGCCCGGAAATGCTGGAAGAGGAAATGGCCGAGGACGAGGCAGGTGAAGAAAAGAAAAGCACCAAGGCCAGCAAGGCCCCTTCCAAGGACATCAAGATCGACCAGATCCGCGCACTGGCTGATTTTATGAATGTTTCCACCCACCGCTCGGGCCTGCGGGTGGTGATGCTGTATCCGGCTGAAGCGCTCAACACGGCGGCCGCCAATGCCTTGCTCAAGACGCTGGAGGAACCGCCACCAGGCACTATGTTCCTGCTGCTGTCGAACCGCCTGGACCGCCTGTTGCCGACCATCCTCTCGCGCTGTCGCAAGTTCGCGCTGACTGCGCCCGGCCATGATGAGGCGCTGGCCTGGCTCAAGCAGCAAGGCGTCAAGGATGCCGACGCCTGGCTGGCCGAGCAGGGCGGGGCGCCGCTGGCGGCGCTGCAAGCCGCGCAAGGCGAGGGCCGCGAGGCCTTGGACGAATTGCTGCGCCATCTGGCCCAGCCCGGTGTGGACGGTGCCTTGCGCGCTGCCGACAAGTTGCAGAAGACGCCGGCGGCCGAACTGGTCGGCTGGGTCCAGCGCTGGCTGTATGACTTGCTGTCGCTGAAGTCGGCCGGCGTGGTGCGTTATTACCCGCGTTATGGCAAGGAGCTGGGCCGGCTGGCCGGGCGCGTGGAAGCCCTGGCCCTGACCCGCGCCTTGCGCGGCATGGGCGAGCGCCGGGCCATTGCCGACCATCCGCTGTCGGCCAAGCTGTTCATCGAGGAAATGCTGATCGATTACGCGCGCCTGTTCGATTGA
- the tmk gene encoding dTMP kinase — MASGKFITFEGIDGAGKSTHIPFVTELLRARGLTVVATREPGGTDLGERLRELVLHHQMHLETEALLMFASRREHLAQVIEPALARGDWVISDRFTDATFAYQGGGRKLALDKLNDLEQWVHPHLQPDLTLLFDVPLEVARARLDAERTLDKFEQEKADFFANTRAEYLRRAAQFPQRFRIIDSTRPIAVIQEELRALVAAL; from the coding sequence ATGGCATCAGGCAAATTCATCACCTTCGAAGGCATCGACGGCGCCGGCAAGTCGACCCATATTCCATTCGTCACCGAGCTCTTGCGTGCGCGTGGACTGACTGTCGTGGCCACCCGCGAGCCGGGCGGCACCGACCTGGGCGAGCGCCTGCGCGAGCTGGTCCTGCATCATCAGATGCATCTGGAAACCGAGGCCCTGCTGATGTTCGCCTCGCGTCGCGAACACCTGGCGCAGGTGATCGAGCCGGCGCTGGCGCGCGGCGACTGGGTCATTTCCGACCGTTTCACCGACGCCACCTTCGCCTACCAGGGCGGTGGCCGCAAGCTGGCGTTAGACAAGCTCAATGACCTGGAGCAATGGGTGCATCCCCATTTGCAGCCGGATTTGACGCTGCTCTTCGATGTGCCGCTGGAAGTGGCGCGCGCACGCCTGGATGCCGAACGCACGCTGGACAAGTTCGAGCAGGAAAAGGCCGATTTCTTCGCCAACACCCGCGCTGAATACCTGCGCCGCGCCGCGCAGTTCCCGCAGCGTTTCCGCATCATCGATTCCACCCGCCCCATTGCCGTGATCCAGGAAGAGTTGCGCGCCCTGGTGGCGGCGCTGTAA
- a CDS encoding NRDE family protein, whose protein sequence is MCLIIFAWKVIPGMPLILAANRDEFYARPAAHADWWNDHPHIYGGRDLQGGGTWLGVTRDGRFAAITNVRAPAERRSDAPTRGQLVADYLAGTLEPQDYLRQIEASAQQYNGFNLLLGNRDTMLWYSNRGGEDARNGQPLDYGVYGLSNALLDTPWPKLTRAKAQFASLLCQGAPEETFFEMLTDGTRANDCRLPDTGIGLEKERMLSPIFIRSPDYGTRCSTVLRVPIIGEPVLTEQVVDPMAMQYSAEPATDKACKIPCKPRVQGASPESGVDDGQARPA, encoded by the coding sequence ATGTGCCTGATCATCTTCGCCTGGAAAGTGATCCCCGGAATGCCGCTGATCCTGGCGGCTAACCGCGACGAGTTCTACGCCCGCCCGGCGGCCCACGCCGACTGGTGGAACGATCACCCGCACATCTATGGCGGGCGCGACCTGCAAGGCGGCGGCACCTGGCTGGGCGTGACCCGCGATGGCCGTTTCGCGGCGATCACCAATGTACGCGCGCCCGCCGAGCGACGTAGCGACGCCCCCACGCGTGGCCAACTGGTGGCCGATTACCTGGCCGGCACGCTGGAGCCGCAAGACTACCTGCGCCAGATCGAAGCCAGTGCGCAGCAATACAATGGTTTCAACCTGTTGCTGGGCAATCGCGACACCATGCTGTGGTATTCCAACCGGGGCGGCGAGGATGCGCGCAATGGGCAGCCGCTGGACTATGGCGTCTATGGCCTCTCCAACGCCCTGCTGGACACGCCCTGGCCCAAGCTCACCCGCGCCAAGGCGCAATTCGCCAGCCTGCTGTGCCAGGGCGCGCCTGAAGAAACCTTCTTCGAGATGCTCACCGACGGCACCCGCGCCAACGACTGCCGCCTGCCCGATACTGGTATCGGGCTGGAAAAGGAAAGGATGCTCTCGCCCATCTTCATCCGCTCGCCCGACTATGGCACCCGCTGCTCGACGGTCTTGCGCGTGCCCATCATCGGCGAACCGGTGCTCACCGAGCAGGTGGTTGACCCTATGGCGATGCAATATAGCGCCGAGCCAGCCACCGACAAGGCCTGCAAGATCCCCTGCAAGCCCCGAGTGCAGGGAGCTTCACCCGAGTCTGGAGTGGACGACGGACAAGCCCGCCCTGCTTGA
- the mltG gene encoding endolytic transglycosylase MltG, with the protein MKKLLATLFVLAALVAAAGVYWSKQPIVPPEGQVIAFTITPGAGVSGAAQQIAAAGVPVNPDLFALYARLSGEGARIKAGSYEIKPGYTPQRLLLQLVRGEFAQEALTIIEGWTFKQMRKAIAAQPSLKHDTSNWTDQQILAKLTTEYTYPEGLFFPDTYLFAKGASDMQVYKQAFTLMSKKLNEAWARRDLSLPYRTPYEALIMASIVEKETGQKSERGMVAGVFINRLRTGMLLQTDPTVIYGMGDRYQGKIHKVDLLTDTPYNTYTRAGLPPTPIALPGAASLAAALNPDKTEALYFVARGDGTSHFSSNLNEHNQAVNRYQR; encoded by the coding sequence ATGAAGAAGTTATTGGCAACATTGTTCGTGCTGGCCGCACTGGTGGCCGCCGCAGGCGTGTACTGGAGCAAGCAGCCCATCGTGCCGCCCGAAGGCCAGGTGATCGCCTTCACCATCACGCCCGGCGCCGGCGTCTCCGGTGCTGCCCAGCAGATCGCGGCCGCCGGGGTGCCGGTCAATCCCGATCTCTTTGCGTTGTATGCGCGCTTGTCCGGCGAGGGGGCCCGCATCAAGGCCGGCAGCTACGAGATCAAGCCTGGATACACGCCGCAGCGCCTGCTGCTACAACTGGTGCGCGGCGAATTCGCCCAGGAGGCGCTGACCATCATCGAAGGCTGGACCTTCAAGCAGATGCGAAAGGCCATCGCCGCACAGCCTTCGCTCAAGCACGACACCAGCAACTGGACCGACCAGCAGATCCTGGCCAAGCTGACCACCGAGTATACCTACCCGGAAGGTCTGTTCTTCCCCGACACCTATCTCTTCGCCAAGGGCGCCAGCGATATGCAGGTCTACAAACAGGCTTTTACGCTGATGAGCAAAAAGTTGAATGAAGCCTGGGCCCGGCGCGACCTGTCGCTGCCGTATCGCACGCCCTATGAAGCCTTGATCATGGCCTCCATCGTCGAGAAGGAAACCGGCCAGAAATCCGAGCGCGGCATGGTGGCCGGGGTCTTCATCAATCGTCTGCGCACGGGCATGTTGCTGCAGACCGATCCGACCGTGATCTATGGCATGGGCGATCGCTACCAGGGCAAGATCCACAAGGTCGACCTGTTGACCGACACTCCCTACAACACCTATACCCGCGCCGGCCTGCCACCCACCCCGATTGCATTGCCCGGCGCCGCTTCGTTGGCGGCGGCGTTGAACCCCGACAAGACCGAAGCCTTATACTTCGTGGCGCGCGGGGATGGCACCAGCCATTTCTCCAGCAACCTGAACGAGCACAACCAGGCCGTCAACCGCTACCAGCGTTGA